GTCGGCGCCCCGGTCCGGGCCGGGAAGGAGCCGGTGGAGCGGGGTGCGGTAGAGCAGGCGCATCGCGCTCGTCGAACCCTCGGCGAAGTTCGTCGCGATGACGCCGGGGTGGAAGGCCACCGCCGCGATCCCCTTGGGCCCGTACCGGCGCTGGAGCTCCTTCGTGAAGAGGATGTTGGCGAGCTTGGAGTCCCCGTAGGCCCGGTCGGCGCCGTAGTCGCGGACGTGGTCGAGGTCGTCGAGGTCGAGGCGGCCGAAGGCGCGGGCGGCTCGGCTGGAGGACGCGATGACCGTCGCCCGGGAGGTCTCCAGCGTGGGCAGGAGCAGGTGGGTGAGGAGGAACGGCGCGAGGTGGTTGACCTGGAGGGTCATCTCGTTGCCGTCGACCGTGACCTCGCGCCCGCCCATGATGCCGCCGGCGTTGTTGGCGAGGACGTCGATGCGCGGGTAGGTCGCGCGGAGGTCGTC
The sequence above is a segment of the Georgenia faecalis genome. Coding sequences within it:
- a CDS encoding SDR family NAD(P)-dependent oxidoreductase translates to MTRTIVLTGASDGIGAAAARRLSAAGHTVVLVGRSPQKTAALAAEIGQPYRVADFARLAEVRALADDLRATYPRIDVLANNAGGIMGGREVTVDGNEMTLQVNHLAPFLLTHLLLPTLETSRATVIASSSRAARAFGRLDLDDLDHVRDYGADRAYGDSKLANILFTKELQRRYGPKGIAAVAFHPGVIATNFAEGSTSAMRLLYRTPLHRLLPGPDRGADQLVWLATTTPGQDWQPGQYYERRKVAATNPQADDAALAAALWRVSAERVGVPAD